A single window of Ananas comosus cultivar F153 linkage group 19, ASM154086v1, whole genome shotgun sequence DNA harbors:
- the LOC109724777 gene encoding uncharacterized protein LOC109724777: MEKENPANNSPPHIASTPPPQNTSTDLISINATAQLPLKLTHLNYPSWRAQFNALLFGYDLMGFVDGSKSCPPSTIMNDGKPTPNPDFALWVRQDQLLLHAIIASTSENIMSFIASAKTSREAWQKLAHLYANKSRSRVMSLKDRLSSLSRGTKSVSEYLQLIKTTADELAIVDSPLDDIDLVIYTLNGLGPEFKEISAAMKARENPITFEELYDKLIDYENFLKKEEMSHDATVLTANFTRRSNGQGTNSLGRNYNRQNPRSNNGQRNNNQHGPSRPPNFYRKAESPPSHTTRRRGTDQLSTNVTCQYCDRPGHTAKKCYKLHPPSEPMVNFTSSNRLAAQDWLMDSAATHHVTNNMQNLSLHSEYHGPDEIVVGDGSGSELGGASHARS, from the exons ATGGAAAAAGAGAATCCTGCAAATAACAGTCCTCCTCACATAGCCTCCACCCCTCCACCACAAAATACAAGTACTGATCTTATCTCTATCAATGCAACAGCCCAATTGCCTCTTAAATTAACCCATTTAAATTATCCGTCATGGCGCGCACAATTTAATGCACTCCTCTTCGGCTACGATCTGATGGGATTTGTTGATGGTAGCAAATCGTGTCCACCCTCAACAATTATGAATGACGGGAAGCCCACACCAAATCCAGATTTTGCTCTTTGGGTGCGTCAAGATCAACTACTGTTGCATGCTATAATAGCATCAACATCAGAGAATATCATGTCCTTCATTGCCTCAGCCAAGACGTCGCGTGAGGCATGGCAAAAGCTTGCTCATCTATATGCCAACAAGTCTCGCTCTCGAGTCATGTCTCTTAAAGAtcgtctctcttctctctcgcGAGGTACAAAATCTGTCTCTGAATATCTTCAACTTATCAAGACAACAGCTGATGAGCTAGCTATAGTGGATTCTCCACTTGATGATATTGATCTTGTCATTTATACACTTAACGGACTAGGTCCAGAATTTAAAGAAATCTCAGCTGCTATGAAAGCACGAGAGAATCCAATTACTTTTGAAGAACTGTATGATAAACTAATAGactatgaaaattttttgaagaaagaagaaatgtCACATGATGCAACAGTCCTCACAGCAAATTTCACTAGACGATCCAATGGCCAAGGTACCAATTCTCTTGGCCGCAACTATAATCGACAAAATCCAAGATCCAACAATGGTCAACGCAACAACAATCAACATGGACCCTCTCGGCCACCCAACTTCTATCGAAAAGCTGAATCTCCTCCATCCCATACGACGCGACGACGAGGCACCGACCAACTGTCTACCAATGTTACATGTCAATATTGTGATCGTCCAGGACATACGGCAAAGAAGTGTTACAAACTGCATCCACCTTCTGAACCCATGGTGAACTTTACATCATCCAACCGACTTGCTGCTCAAGATTGGTTGATGGACTCGGCTGCAACGCATCATGTAACTAATAATATGCAGAATCTCTCACTTCACTCGGAGTATCATGGTCCAGACGAGATAGTAGTGGGTGATGGGTCAG GATCTGAGCTCGGGGGCGCCTCTCATGCACGGTCCTAA
- the LOC109725113 gene encoding 40S ribosomal protein S16 — MAAAAAAAAAAAAPMATGAASAQSVQCFGRKKTAVAVTHCKPGRGLIKVNGSPIELVKPEILRYKAFEPILLLGRSRFAGVDMRIRVRGGGKTSQIYAIRQSIAKALVAYYQKYVDEQSKKEIKDILVRYDRTLLVADPRRCEPKKFGGRGARARFQKSYR; from the coding sequence atggcggcggcggcggcggcggcggcggcggcggcggcgccgatgGCCACCGGGGCTGCATCGGCCCAGTCGGTGCAGTGCTTTGGCCGCAAGAAAACCGCGGTGGCGGTGACGCACTGCAAGCCGGGGCGCGGGCTGATCAAGGTGAACGGGAGCCCGATCGAGCTGGTGAAGCCGGAGATCCTCCGGTACAAGGCGTTCGAGCCGATCCTCCTCCTCGGCCGCTCCCGCTTCGCCGGCGTCGACATGCGCATACGCGTCCGCGGCGGCGGCAAGACCTCGCAGATCTACGCCATCCGCCAGAGCATCGCCAAGGCCCTCGTCGCCTACTACCAGAAGTACGTCGACGAGCAGTccaagaaggagatcaaggacATCCTCGTCCGCTACGACCGCACCCTCCTCGTCGCCGACCCCCGCCGCTGCGAGCCCAAGAAGTTCGGCGGTCGCGGCGCCCGCGCCCGCTTCCAGAAGTCGTACCGTTAG